Proteins co-encoded in one Streptomyces sp. NBC_01571 genomic window:
- a CDS encoding TetR/AcrR family transcriptional regulator has translation MPLTEAGICTSALRLIDADGVEALTMRKLAAALDANPMSLYHHVPNKEALLRGVAGMVGARFRTVTLEDAPWQERMRLLATDFRTLAHRHPNLMAYSFSQPDFIQPEDPFWVALTAVLDAAGVPQSEIPQLAALVCAVVIGVMIAELNGALHRWSNLQPTTPASGEDGPTNEGFGEDRMFRLVLDTIISGMESRLTADHAGGRDGQPPQNSRRASRRIPRQLRPPAALCEGESSGNPVSDMEAGFDLKEQ, from the coding sequence CCTCTGACCGAGGCAGGGATCTGCACCTCCGCCCTGCGGCTCATCGACGCGGACGGGGTCGAGGCGCTCACGATGCGCAAACTCGCCGCCGCGCTGGACGCGAACCCGATGTCGCTGTACCACCACGTGCCGAACAAGGAAGCATTGCTGCGTGGCGTGGCAGGAATGGTCGGCGCCCGGTTCCGCACCGTGACGCTGGAGGACGCTCCCTGGCAGGAGCGCATGCGCCTGCTTGCCACGGATTTCCGGACGTTGGCACACCGCCATCCCAACCTCATGGCCTACTCGTTCAGCCAGCCGGACTTCATCCAGCCCGAAGATCCCTTCTGGGTCGCGCTCACCGCCGTGCTGGACGCGGCAGGGGTTCCGCAGTCGGAGATCCCGCAGCTCGCCGCGCTCGTGTGCGCCGTCGTCATCGGCGTGATGATCGCCGAGCTCAACGGCGCGCTCCACCGGTGGTCGAACCTCCAGCCGACCACACCCGCCTCCGGCGAGGACGGGCCGACGAACGAGGGCTTTGGCGAGGACCGGATGTTCCGCCTGGTGCTGGACACGATCATCAGCGGCATGGAAAGTCGGCTCACGGCCGATCACGCCGGTGGGCGCGACGGTCAGCCCCCGCAGAACTCCCGGCGCGCCTCCAGACGTATCCCCCGTCAACTCCGACCACCGGCCGCGCTCTGCGAAGGAGAGTCCTCAGGGAATCCCGTCTCAGACATGGAGGCCGGTTTCGACCTGAAAGAGCAGTGA
- a CDS encoding alpha/beta fold hydrolase: protein MPAVLIHGVPDTHRVWDGVRRHLIRSDVEAWDLPGFGMPRPRGFGSTKEEYVHWLIERLEQVGEPVDLVGHDWGCILTARVASLRPDLVRTWAGSSAPVSAQYDWHPLAKIWQDPVEGDRFMDELHPASFAKDLVENFDLPAEVAAEMVLRVDGTMRNSILKLYRSAEAVGAEWEPELANVSAPSLVFWGTLDPACPVEFAGKLGGAVRASPVVELDCNHWTVVQKPAEVAAALETHWTV, encoded by the coding sequence ATGCCTGCAGTTCTGATCCACGGCGTCCCCGACACCCACCGTGTGTGGGACGGCGTGCGCCGACACCTGATCCGGAGCGACGTCGAGGCGTGGGATCTGCCCGGCTTCGGCATGCCCCGGCCGCGTGGCTTCGGCTCCACCAAAGAGGAGTACGTCCATTGGCTCATCGAACGGCTGGAGCAGGTGGGCGAGCCGGTGGACCTGGTCGGCCATGACTGGGGCTGCATCCTCACCGCGCGCGTCGCTTCCCTGCGGCCGGACCTCGTTCGTACGTGGGCCGGCAGTAGCGCTCCGGTCAGTGCTCAGTACGACTGGCATCCGCTGGCCAAGATCTGGCAGGACCCGGTCGAGGGCGACCGGTTCATGGACGAGCTTCACCCGGCGTCCTTCGCCAAGGACCTGGTGGAAAACTTCGATCTCCCGGCTGAGGTGGCCGCGGAGATGGTCCTGCGCGTAGACGGGACCATGAGGAACAGCATCCTCAAGCTGTACCGTTCCGCCGAGGCGGTGGGTGCGGAGTGGGAGCCGGAACTGGCGAACGTGTCTGCGCCGTCCTTGGTCTTCTGGGGGACGCTCGACCCCGCCTGTCCCGTCGAGTTCGCCGGAAAGCTCGGCGGAGCCGTGCGGGCGTCGCCCGTCGTGGAGCTGGACTGCAACCACTGGACGGTAGTCCAGAAGCCGGCCGAGGTCGCTGCGGCCTTGGAGACACACTGGACTGTATAA
- a CDS encoding TetR/AcrR family transcriptional regulator, with translation MATERKPPRGTRKRDVPLTKDGIHAMALQLIDADGVEELTMRKLAAALDANPMSLYHHVPNKDAVLRGVAHRVGSQFSAEERGDIPWQDRLRELARDFRELSHRHPKLMGYSFTRPDYVQPEDPFWQALIDILATAKLPEEEIPRVAATLVGVFTGLLLSELNGALQRWATLPPAPSGLNEEEAPPPSKDVIDTMFNSTLDAAVAGVENHVARARDRV, from the coding sequence ATGGCGACTGAACGGAAGCCCCCTCGGGGCACGAGAAAGAGGGACGTACCGCTCACCAAGGACGGCATCCACGCCATGGCGTTGCAGCTCATCGACGCCGACGGGGTCGAGGAGCTCACCATGCGCAAACTCGCGGCCGCGCTAGATGCGAACCCGATGTCGCTGTATCACCACGTGCCGAACAAGGACGCCGTGCTGCGCGGCGTGGCCCACCGGGTCGGTTCGCAGTTCAGCGCGGAGGAGCGGGGAGACATCCCCTGGCAGGACCGACTGCGTGAACTGGCCCGGGACTTCCGCGAACTGTCGCACCGTCACCCGAAACTGATGGGGTATTCCTTCACACGCCCCGACTACGTGCAGCCGGAGGACCCCTTCTGGCAGGCACTGATCGACATCCTGGCCACCGCGAAACTGCCCGAGGAGGAGATTCCGCGCGTCGCCGCGACCCTGGTCGGTGTGTTCACAGGTTTGCTACTCAGCGAACTGAACGGGGCACTGCAGCGGTGGGCCACTCTGCCGCCGGCACCGTCGGGCCTCAACGAGGAAGAAGCGCCCCCGCCCTCCAAGGACGTGATCGACACTATGTTCAACTCCACGCTGGACGCCGCGGTCGCCGGAGTGGAGAACCATGTCGCACGAGCCCGCGACAGGGTGTGA